The Thermodesulfovibrionales bacterium region CCTTCAGAGGGTTCCCTCTCCGGAAAGGCGCCCCAGAGTCTCAGGATCTCTTCAGATAAGTGATGCGGATACGCATGTTTCATAAAGAATGACCTATTCGCCCGATTGAGGATCAGGGTAGCCGTTTGAGAAAAATCGTTTCAAGCACCCCTCGCCCCGCTTGTACCGGTCCACACTTAGCCTTGACGGCCTATCCCGGTTCTGTCGTCGATGATCACATGGGATCATGCCATCGTCCCGATGGTCTTGCGAAAACGCCCCAGTGCGATACTGAACAAGACCGTGCCGATCAGGGCAAGGGCCGCGAATTGTTTCCACACAACCTCCAGGCCTGCACCTCGGTATAAAATCGCCTGGGCCATCATGACGAAATGGGTGTCGGGCGCCGCCAGCATGAGATACTGCACCAGCGTGGGCATGCTCTCCCGCGGCGTTGTTGCTCCCGAGAGCATTTGAAAGCACAGCAGAACCAGCATCGCCAGCAGTCCGAACTGGGGCATCGA contains the following coding sequences:
- a CDS encoding ABC transporter permease; the protein is SMPQFGLLAMLVLLCFQMLSGATTPRESMPTLVQYLMLAAPDTHFVMMAQAILYRGAGLEVVWKQFAALALIGTVLFSIALGRFRKTIGTMA